The Malassezia japonica chromosome 8, complete sequence genome includes a window with the following:
- a CDS encoding uncharacterized protein (COG:E; EggNog:ENOG503NVAM): MPIETQLTSALGLRVPLVMGGMQWVGTPRLAAAVSNAGALGMITSLTLPSPEELKEGIALAQSLIDPEIAKERSKYGAIGVNITLLPAIVTPDYEGYARAALEAGVRIFETAGSNPGPVIKILKEAGAYVIHKCTSVRHGLTALRLGADMLSIDGCECAGHPGEDDVGGLVLLALASEQVKAPFIASGGVANGRGLAAALALGAQGANMGTRFMATKESEIHDKVKEKIVNSGERDTVHILRTLRNTTRVFKNSVAKEVVHLESKGAEFKDILPLVSGARGRTVYTLGDPEAGIWTAGQTVGLINDIPSCQELVSRIEREAEEHIRTCAAMLKPARARL; this comes from the exons ATGCCTATCGAGACTCAGCTTACTTCGGCACTGGGCCTGCGTGTCCCTCTTGTTATGGGTGGAATGCAGTGGGTTGGCACACCTCGCCTTGCTGCCGCTGTTTCGAacgccggtgcgctcggTATGATCACGTCGCTGACGCTGCCGTCGCCCGAGGAACTCAAGGAGGGCATCGCACTCGCCCAGTCGCTCATTGACCCCGAGATTGCCAAGGAGCGCTCCAAGTATGGCGCGATCGGTGTGAACATCACGCTGCTCCCTGCGATCGTGACGCCGGACTATGAGGGctacgcgcgcgcggcgctcgaggccggtGTCCGCATCTTTGAGACGGCCGGCAGCAACCCCGGCCCTGTGATCAAGATCCTGAAGGAGGCCGGTGCGTACGTGATCCACAAGTGCACGTCGGTGCGCCACGGActcacggcgctgcgtctcggcgccgacATGCTGAGCATTGATGGGT GCGAATGCGCGGGTCACCCCGGTGAGGACGACGTCGGTGGACTGGTGCTTCTTGCGCTCGCTTCCGAACAGGTCAAGGCGCCGTTTATTGCTTCGGGCGGTGTCGCGAACGGCCGTGGCCtggctgcggcgcttgccCTCGGTGCGCAGGGCGCCAACATGGGCACGCGCTTCATGGCGACCAAGGAGAGCGAGATCCACGACAAGGTCAAGGAGAAGATCGTCAACTCGGGTGAGCGCGACACGGTGCACATCCTGCGTACGCTGCGCAACACGACGCGTGTCTTTAAGAACAGCGTCGCGAAAGAGGTCGTGCACCTCGAGAGTAAGGGCGCCGAGTTCAAGGACATCCTGCCTCTTGTCTCGGGTGCGCGTGGCCGCACCGTGtacacgctcggcgacccCGAGGCGGGTATTTGGACCGCGGGCCAGACCGTTGGCCTGATCAACGACATT CCTTCCTGCCAGGAGCTAGTCagccgcatcgagcgcgaggccgaggagcacaTTCGCACTTGTGCTGCAATGCTCAagccggcgcgtgcgcgttTGTAG
- the SFC1 gene encoding Mitochondrial succinate-fumarate transporter (EggNog:ENOG503NVPF; COG:C): MAPNNKPKVSPATHLIAGGIAGFAEAVTCHPLDTIKVRMQLSRRGRGNGEKPRGFFATGVHIVRRETPLGLYKGLGAVVAGIVPKMAIRFMSFEQYKGWFANKETGHTSPQGIFVAGLMAGTTEAVAVVNPMEVVKIRLQAQQHSLADPLEKPRYHNAAHALYTIIREEGFSTLYRGVALTAARQATNQAANFTAYQELRNLAKRLQNTEDLPSYETATIGLISGALGPFSNAPIDTIKTRIQKAQKVPGETALGRVMKVASEMFAQEGVSAFWKGITPRVARVAPGQAVVFTIYEKVKGWLEQTGDPVQKLADTVKK, encoded by the exons ATGGCTCCTAACAACAAGCCCAAGGTTTCGCCCGCCACGCACCTCATCGCCGGTGGTATCGCCGGCTTTGCCGAGGCTGTCACCTGCCACC CGCTCGACACGATCAAGGTGCGCATGCAGCTTTCTCGCCGCGGTCGTGGTAACGGTGAGAAGCCCCGTGGCTTCTTTGCCACTGGTGTGCACATCGTCCGCCGCGAGACGCCCTTGGGTCTCTACAAGGGTCTTGGTGCAGTCGTTGCCGGTATCGTGCCCAAGATGGCCATCCGTTTCATGAGTTTCGAGCAATACAAGGGCTGGTTCGCCAACAAGGAGACTGGTCACACCTCGCCCCAGGGTATCTTTGTTGCTGGTCTCATGGCCGGTACCACCGAGGCCGTCGCTGTGGTGAACCCCATGGAGGTCGTCAAGATCCGTCTGCAGGCCCAGCAGCACTCGCTGGCTGACCCCCTTGAGAAGCCCCGCTACCACaacgctgcgcacgctctctACACGATCATCCGCGAGGAGGGCTTCTCGACCCTCTACCGTGGTGTTGCCCTCACTGCCGCCCGCCAGGCCACCAACCAGGCCGCCAACTTCACCGCCTACCAGGAGCTCCGTAACCTCGCCAAGCGTCTTCAGAATACCGAGGACCTTCCCTCGTACGAGACGGCTACCATTGGTCTTATCTCGGGTGCTCTCGGTCCCTTCTCCAACGCCCCGATCGACACGATCAAGACGCGTATCCAGAAGGCGCAGAAGGTGCCCGGCGAGACTGCTCTCGGCCGTGTGATGAAGG TTGCAAGCGAGATGTTTGCCCAGGAGGGTGTCTCGGCATTCTGGAAGGGTATCACGCCCCGTGTGGCTCGTGTCGCCCCCGGTCAGGCTGTTGTCTTCACGATTTACGAGAAGGTCAAGGGCTGGCTCGAGCAGACTGGCGACCCCGTCCAGAAGCTCGCCGACACGGTGAAGAAGTAA
- the ERD2 gene encoding endoplasmic reticulum retention protein (TransMembrane:7 (o6-25i32-51o57-75i96-112o118-137i149-168o180-201i); EggNog:ENOG503NUY8; COG:U), whose protein sequence is MNVFRLLGDLSHIASILILIHKITTSKSCRGISLKTQLLYVAVFVTRYLALFSPPRLYLIVMKIFFISSSLYVVYLMKVKFKSRVEVDIDTVRLDYLVGACAVLSLLFNYKFTPLEIAWSFSIFLESVAILPQMFLLQRLGEAETITTHYIFALGAYRALYIINWLTASLIFEPKHHFDYITFLAGLVQTGLYADFFYIYYEKVMHGKKFELPA, encoded by the exons ATGAACGTGTTTCGGCTGCTGGGCGACTTGTCGCACATTGCGTCGATTCTCATCTTGATCCACAAGATTACGACGTCAAAGTCATGCCGAG GCATCTCGCTCAAGACGCAGCTGCTCTATGTGGCTGTCTTTGTCACGCGTTACCTTGCCCTCTTCTCGCCGCCCCGTCTGTACCTCATCGTGATGAAAATCTTCTTCATCTCGAGCTCGCTCTATGTCGTGTACCTGATGAAGGTGAAATTCAA GTCGCGCGTCGAAGTTGACATTGACACCGTGCGCCTGGACtacctcgtcggcgcgtgTGCGGTCCTCTCGCTCCTGTTCAACTACAAATTTACGCCGCTGGAAATTGCTTGGTCATTCAGTATCTTTTTGGAGTCGGTCGCGATCCTGCCGCAAATGTTCCTGCTGCAACGGTTAGGCGAGGCGGAGACCATCACGACACACTACATCTTTGCGCTGGGCGCATACCGCGCATTGTACATCATCAACTGG CTTACCGCTAGCCTCATCTTTGAGCCAAAGCATCACTTTGACTACATTACCTTCCTCGCTGGACTCGTGCAGACCGGCCTGTATGCCGACTTTTTCTACA TCTACTATGAAAAGGTGATGCACGGGAAAAAGTTCGAGCTGCCTGCGTAA
- a CDS encoding uncharacterized protein (EggNog:ENOG503NX75; BUSCO:EOG09261ZFN; COG:A) has translation MHLSSPMPNGMPDSNLMGVQHAYAPGYTPMMPMQGAPSAPMPMTHMLPGQAPMGWSPAVPYMMPMHSVPVGYMPQYSAPYASSVPDYSTMGSRMPAAQSGMMVPVGRTVYVGNLPAEAAVDELLSLVKFGPIENVRLLPEKNCAFISFLSGQVAAAFHADSSVKHVSLHGQELKIGWGKPSVPPPAVVMAVQQHGASRNVYIGQLDENTTEQDLRNDLGRFGPIDQVKIVRDQSIAFVHFLSIQTAMKAVAILPTEPAWSGKRINYGKDRCAYVPKGQQQIQAHNHQAAAMGLAAATWLGYPTGYMNYGTNPPRRNSADSGDAQYHQFGNRTVYLGNLHQDTTTEDICNHVRGGILQNIRYMPDRHIAFVTFIDANAALAFYHMASVSGITIHSRRLKVGWGKPSGSLSPAMALAVQSGASRNVYMGNIDDPELMNEDKIRADLSEYGELEMVNALRERNCGLKYHKDYQSMKISFGKDRCGNPPRFLGKMPMAWSGNVSASRPHSPPDSSRGSGEHSVDDMEGTPIADTQDASSTS, from the exons ATGCACCTCTCCAGTCCTATGCCCAACGGAATGCCAGACTCGAACCTTATGGGCGTGCAACACGCATATGCGCCAGGGTATACACCAATGATGCCTATGCAGGGCGCCCCGAGCGCCCCGATGCCCATGACGCACATGCTCCCTGGCCAGGCACCGATGGGTTGGAGCCCGGCGGTGCCGTACATGATGCCCATGCACTCTGTGCCAGTGGGCTATATGCCGCAGTATAGCGCGCCGTATGCGTCCAGCGTGCCTGACTACTCGACTATGGGATCGCGCATGCCCGCAGCGCAGTCTGGCATGATGGTGCCTGTGGGGCGTACCGTGTACGTGGGCAACCTCCCCGCGGaggcggccgtcgacgagctgctgagCCTCGTCAAGTTTGGGCCGATTGAGAATGTGCGTCTCTTGCCCGAAAAGAACTGCGCCTTTATCTCGTTCCTGAGCGGACAAGTGGCCGCCGCGTTCCACGCAGACTCGAGCGTAAAGCACGTTTCGCTCCACGGTCAGGAGCTTAAAATCGGATGGGGGAAGCCATcggtgccgccgccagCGGTGGTCATGGCCGTCCAGCAACATGGCGCATCACGCAATGTTTACATTGGCCAGCTGGACGAGAACACCACGGAACAGGACCTCCGCAACGACCTCGGGCGCTTTGGGCCCATCGACCAGGTCAAGATTGTGCGCGACCAGTCGATTGCATTTGTGCACTTTCTCTCGATTCAGACAGCAATGAAGGCAGTGGCAATCTTGCCCACGGAGCCTGCATGGAGCGGAAAGCGCATCAACTACGGCAAGGATCGGTGCGCCTACGTCCCGAAAGGTCAGCAGCAGATTCAGGCACACAACCACCAGGCAGCCGCCATGGGCCTCGCTGCTGCAACATGGCTTGGTTACCCGACAGGGTACATGAACTACGGCACCAacccgccgcgccgcaacTCAGCCGACTCTGGGGACGCGCAGTATCACCAGTTTGGCAACCGCACCGTGTACCTCGGAAACCTGCACCAAGACACGACCACGGAAGATATTTGCAATCACGTCCGCGGAGGCATTCTCCAAAATATCCGGTACATGCCCGATCGTCATATTGCATTTGTGACATTCATCGACGCAAACGCCGCGCTGGCGTTTTACCATATGGCGTCCGTGTCCGGTATCACCATTCACAGTCGCAGGCTCAAGGTGGGCTGGGGCAAACCCTCTGGCTCGCTCAGTCCCGCCATGGCACTCGCCGTGcagagcggcgcatcgcgcaaCGTGTACATGGGCAACATTGACGACCCCGAACTGATGAACGAGGACAAGATACGCGCGGATCTGTCCGAGTATGGCGAGCTGGAAATGGTGAACGCGCTACGCGAAAGGAACTGT GGACTCAAG TATCATAAAGACTATCAGTCCATGAAAATCAGCTTTGGCAAGGACCGCTGCGGCAACCCCCCTCGGTTCCTTGGCAAGATGCCCATGGCCTGGAGCGGCAACGTCTCCGCGTCACGGCCACACAGCCCGCCGGACTCCTCGCGTGGGTCCGGCGAGCACAGCGTGGACGATATGGAGGGCACCCCCATCGCTGACACTCAAGATGCAAGCAGCACAAGTTAA
- the SPA2 gene encoding component of the polarisome (COG:S; BUSCO:EOG092659DX; EggNog:ENOG503NTZI): protein MRALRAYSTAQYTAADLDVSDYSKRVDTSLDALTSQLEELIETEDIDEIEQTRGQGGSLSDWDVEYATGVLNLRMGTFGTYVINKQPPSRQIWLSSPTSGPKRFDYDIDKNVWFTYKDGQLYLLHELLNSELSAIFGSELDLAFDSPAGASPTSPPKSGLFGKSGGISSPLQAPSLSSNTAQMSPGGSNTSAFDGYNQSSIPGRQGAQDATNELSNASMTGEHSFANSMRSHAPFGDRMGQQMNNLQQHIPTLQQHDSQTDAGRQQLQQLHAQQFSQLPEQEGLQARQQGLPGLQGLGQQGQHGLQGLGQHGQQGLQSLQGVGQHGQQGLQNIGQHGQQGLQGLGQHGQQGLQNIGQHGQQGLQGLGQHGQQGLQGLGQHGQQGLQGLGQQGQQGLQGLGQQGQHGLQGYAQQGMQFGQGQHDIQGLGQGQKELPNIGRQDHQGLQPQQGLQGQQGLQGLQGLGQQGQQGQQSFHGLGQQGQQSFDQSLQGYDQSQQQSLQGLGQQSQQSQPGSQYAQNQLQSQQFQGQGQQPGQQQYAAQQFAGQQPTGQQYAHSTQQYTQAPQQYAQAPQQYAQASQQYAQGPQTYQQSAQEYAAAAAPTSEYTPSTTQQQQQYTQQQQYTQQQQQARYAQSGYGQAEEVSSQAEAARAATPAAAPAAQYAQSPSRDEPADRTLDSMRNAYPASQTTPSKSSRMDPSEISRVSRIYYVELLQFFRSQTTKISLLTNSRSNAREKLTRLSKQQFAELSTDVHDELKRRQANAEGDQSTPYLPGRDDFHPKRNQARQKLATLPKNRFRDLASDVFFELERRFPEFPAELRPEPLESIMAPKEGANERESQAEAPAPALNTVPSATAPPEQQTSTAQTFVPTRSTAVEENVNLPYTIPQEARQETHDAATSRDAAQDAAQNEAVEARAAALQAKNADEMQELRSMYEDRIHTLQQHVEQLENDLGAASRARDEYRGAYDEQQAQAKTLEGHVRQLEQMIDGHRSQITELRAAHEERQTELGEKHRALESATSELTRHRTDLDALRSEYNTLHAAHANASREAAAVDEAGWKREIERMQRDTQQQQQFVQELRMEVASLLEELRRLSARNDAMTADKESDVAIIRDLHAQMSNYKRQYENATGELRALKATTQLWSQPLRSEEWMHLAENGAIADTNLTSFQSSIDELLASSRSSTPSNVLVSMKSVVLSTTLITDDVAKYEGMPEFGPQLSRQQHEDLQTLKVSMSEALANLMNACRNHASSQGLAPVSLVDAATTHVAMAVVEMIKLVKLRKVNQPRALEPETTEEAQDAPPSSSGLKPLHISQRSALASPPNSAGIARTRRAPSQGSLRNLAYNAESRDVPPVQIPERDADDLERPRTASAGKYSPVRYAQRDRPDAPSGLRGLALRTDRDEASPTVTGPEVSSPLASQSSAPADWKLPAAAGAAGVGAGLAAFSGPSAPNASEPAPSARDTPQAPQGLYAQAPQSIPSTGTSPAVGQETSPLPNAHGASPHGASPLNAAAQQPAQEPSPAVGANTSPFSNAQGTSPHFGANTSPFPNAQGASPQVPGLPQASPQVNVTEPRELDSTLPPQPVQPAQEPNQRPSLGQMAFGAAGVSAAFGALGAAGASGATTIAPEPRSLAEIPIPEENAETYSERASEVADAPALNGASPAASHSTLGPSPAAAYAPQGASPVPSGMAPSPAPSSLAFPSELSAPVPDASSGAFAADAASTRAPDVPPRSVDADAAALADYTAPRTAAPHEYTAPRPVEELAAAEEVDDSENWAELRNYIEVQTEAIVHSIQSLLSALREGVQGPQLNENLTQITTIVFSIVAISRDHLPQSTSPRHAPIAAEAERIFAELTENCDRLSDMQTDTSFDRTTKSVMASASYGVAKGLKALNELLNDADEAALQP, encoded by the exons atgcgcgcgctgcgcgcctaCTCCACCGCACAATACACGGCCGCAGACCTCGACGTGAGCGACTATAGTAAGCGTGTCgacacgtcgctcgacgcgctcacTTCGCAACTTGAGGAGCTCATCGAGACTGAGGACATCGACGAAATCGAGCAGACacgcggccaaggcggcaGCCTCTCCGACTGGGATGTGGAGTAcgcg ACTGGCGTGCTGAACCTGCGCATGGGCACTTTTGGCACCTATGTGATCAACAAGcagccgccgtcgcgccagATTTGGCTCTCGAGCCCGACGAG TGGCCCGAAGCGCTTCGACTACGATATCGACAAAAACGTCTGGTTCACCTACAAAGACGGGCAGCTCTACCTTCtccacgagctgctcaatAGCGAGCTGAGTGCCATCTTCGGAAGCGAGCTCGACTTGGCGTTCGA CTCACCCGCAGGTGCATCGCCTACGTCGCCGCCCAAGTCGGGACTCTTTGGCAAGAGCGGCGGGATTTCGTCGCCGCTCCAGGCACCTTCACTTTCATCGAACACGGCACAAATGAGCCCTGGTGGTAGTAATACGTCTGCGTTCGATGGATACAACCAGTCGTCCATCCCGGGACGACAAGGCGCACAGGACGCGACAAACGAGCTGAGCAATGCGTCGATGACAGGCGAGCACTCGTTCGCGAATAGCATGCGGTCGCACGCTCCGTTCGGAGATCGCATGGGCCAGCAGATGAACAACTTGCAGCAGCACATCCCGACGCTCCAGCAGCACGACTCGCAGACGGATGCCGGTCGTCAGCAGCTCCAACAACTCCACGCGCAGCAGTTCTCGCAGCTGCCGGAGCAGGAGGGCTTACAGGCACGGCAGCAGGGCCTGCCGGGCTTGCAGGGCCTCGGCCAACAGGGCCAGCACGGCCTTCAAGGACTCGGTCAGCACGGCCAGCAGGGTCTGCAGAGTCTGCAAGGCGTCGGCCAGCACGGCCAGCAAGGTCTCCAGAACATCGGCCAGCACGGCCAGCAGGGGCTCCAGGGCCTCGGCCAGCACGGCCAGCAAGGTCTTCAGAACATTGGCCAGCACGGCCAACAGGGGCTCCAGGGCCTCGGCCAGCACGGCCAGCAGGGGCTCCAGGGCCTCGGCCAACACGGCCAGCAAGGGCTCCAGGGCCTCGGACAGCAGGGACAACAGGGTCTCCAGGGCCTTGGACAGCAAGGGCAACATGGCCTTCAGGGCTACGCACAGCAGGGCATGCAATTTGGACAAGGGCAACATGACATTCAGGGCCTCGGACAAGGACAGAAGGAGCTGCCTAATATTGGGCGGCAGGACCACCAAGGTCTCCAGCCCCAGCAAGGTCTCCAGGGCCAGCAGGGCCTGCAGGGCCTGCAGGGCCTCGGCCAGCAGGGCCAGCAGGGCCAGCAGAGCTTCCACGGTCTCGGCCAACAAGGCCAGCAAAGCTTTGACCAGAGCCTGCAGGGCTACGATCAGAGCCAGCAGCAGAGCCTGCAAGGCCTTGGCCAGCAGAGCCAGCAGAGCCAGCCTGGGTCGCAGTATGCCCAGAACCAGCTGCAGAGCCAGCAGTTCCAGGGCCAGGGCCAGCAGCCCGGCCAGCAGCAGTACGCCGCTCAGCAGTTTGCCGGCCAGCAGCCCACGGGTCAGCAATATGCGCATTCCACCCAGCAGTATACGCAAGCCCCCCAGCAGTACGCCCAAGCCCCCCAGCAGTACGCCCAAGCCTCCCAGCAGTACGCCCAAGGTCCCCAGACGTACCAGCAGTCTGCGCAAGAgtacgccgcggcggctgcgcccACCTCTGAATACACGCCAAGCAcgacgcagcagcagcagcagtacacgcagcagcagcagtacacgcagcagcagcagcaggcacGGTATGCGCAGTCGGGCTACGGCCAGGCCGAGGAGGTGAGCTCCCAGGCCGAggctgcgcgtgccgcgacgcccgcggcggcgcctgccgcgcagTACGCCCagtcgccgagccgcgacgagccTGCAGACCGCACGCTGGACTCGATGCGCAACGCGTACCCCGCATCGCAGACGACGCCGTCCAAGAGCTCGCGCATGGACCCCAGCGAGATTtcgcgcgtgtcgcgcatCTACtacgtcgagctgctccagTTCTTCCGGTCGCAGACGACCAAGATCTCGCTGCTGACGAACTCGCGCAGTAATGCGCGTGAGAAGCTCACGCGCCTGAGCAAGCAGCAGTTTGCCGAGCTTTCTACCGAcgtgcacgacgagctcaaGCGCCGCCAGGCGAACGCGGAGGGCGACCAGTCGACGCCCTACCTCCCGGGCCGCGACGACTTCCACCCCAAGCGCAACCAGGCGCGGCAGAAGCTTGCGACGCTGCCCAAGAACCGTTTCCGCGATCTGGCGAGCGATGTGTTCTttgagctcgagcgccgcttccCCGAGTTCcctgccgagctgcgccccGAGCCGCTGGAGTCGATCATGGCGCCGAAGGAGGGCGCGAACGAGCGTGAGAgccaggccgaggcgcccgctCCTGCGCTGAACacggtgccgagcgcgacggcccCGCCGGAGCAGCAGACGTCGACTGCGCAGACGTTTgtgccgacgcgcagcacggccgtGGAGGAGAACGTGAACTTGCCATACACGATCCCCCAAGAGGCCCGCCAGGAGACGCACGATGCTGCGACTTCCCGCGAtgccgcgcaggacgccgCACAGaacgaggcggtcgaggcccgtgctgctgcgctgcaggccaAGAATGCGGACGAGATGCAGGAGCTCCGCTCCATGTATGAGGACCGCATCcacacgctgcagcagcacgtcgagcagctcgaaaACGATCTCGGggctgcgtcgcgtgcgcgtgaCGAGTACCGTGGCGCGTacgacgagcagcaggcccaggccaagacgctcgagggccatgtgcgccagctcgagcagatgATCGACGGCCACCGCTCGCAGATcaccgagctgcgtgccgcccaCGAAGAGCGCCAGACCGAGCTTGGCGAAAAgcaccgtgcgctcgagagTGCGACGAGTGAGCTGACGCGCCACCGCACCgacctcgatgcgctgcgttcCGAGTACAacacgctgcacgccgcgcacgccaaCGCCTCGCGTGAGGCCGCGGCAGTGGACGAGGCGGGCTGGAAGCGCGAGATTgagcgcatgcagcgcgacacgcagcagcagcagcagtttgtgcaggagctgcgcatggaagtcgcgtcgctcctcgaagagctgcgccgcctgagTGCGCGCAACGACGCGATGACCGCCGACAAGGAGTCGGACGTGGCCATCATCCGTGACCTGCACGCGCAAATGTCGAACTACAAGCGCCAGTACGAGAATGCAACGGgtgagctgcgtgcgctcaaGGCCACGACGCAGCTCTGGTCGCAACCGCTGCGCTCGGAGGAGTGGATGCACCTCGCCGAAAACGGCGCGATTGCCGATACGAATCTGACGTCGTTCCAGTCGtcgatcgacgagctgcttgcctcgtcgcgctcgtcgacccCGTCGAACGTGCTCGTGTCGATGAAGTCCGTCGTGCTCTCGACAACGCTCATCACCGATGACGTCGCCAAGTACGAGGGCATGCCCGAGTTTGGCCCCCAGCTCTCGCGCCAGCAGCACGAGGACCTGCAGACGCTCAAGGTCAGCAtgtccgaggcgctcgcgaacCTGATGAACGCGTGCCGCAACcacgcctcgtcgcagggcctcgcgccggtgagcctcgtcgacgccgcgacgaccCACGTCGCCATGGCAGTCGTCGAGATGATCAAGCTCGTgaagctgcgcaaggtgaaccagccgcgcgcgctcgaacCCGAGACTACggaggaggcgcaggacgcccCGCCCAGCTCGTCGGGCCTCAAGCCGCTGCACATCAGCCAGCGCtccgcgctcgcctcgcCCCCGAACTCGGCCGGaatcgcacgcacgcgccgcgcgccgagccagggctcgctgcgcaaccTCGCGTACAacgccgagtcgcgcgacgtgccccCGGTCCAGATCccggagcgcgacgcggacgacctcgagcgcccGCGCACCGCGAGTGCGGGCAAGTATTCGCCGGTGCGctacgcgcagcgcgatcGGCCCGATGCGCCAagcggcctgcgcggccttgcgctgcgcacggatCGCGATGAGGCGAGCCCCACGGTCACGGGGCCAGAAGTGAGCAGCCCGCTCGCCTCTcagagctcggcgccggcggacTGGAAGTtgcccgccgcggcgggcgctgccggcgtcggcgctggCCTCGCCGCGTTTAGCGGCCCGAGTGCGCCGAATGCAAgcgagcctgcgccgagtgcgcgcgacacgccgcaggcgcccCAAGGCCTCTATGCCCAGGCGCCTCAGTCCATCCCCAGCACCGGCACGAGCCCGGCGGTGGGCCAAGAGAcctcgccgctgccgaacgcgcacggcgcgagcccgcacggcgcgagcCCGTTGAacgcagctgcgcagcagcctGCGCAAGAGCCGAGCCCTGCGGTCGGCGCGAACACGAGCCCGTTCTCGAACGCGCAAGGGACGAGCCCCCACTTTGGCGCGAACACGAGCCCGTTCCCGAACGCACAAGGCGCGAGCCCCCAGGTGCCAGGCCTGCCACAGGCGAGCCCTCAGGTGAACGTCACCGAGCCGCGTGAGCTGGACTCGACGCTTCCGCCTCAGCCCGTGCAGCCCGCGCAAGAGCCGAACCAGCGCCCGTCGCTCGGCCAGATGGCTTTTGGCGCGGCGGGTGTCTCGGCAGCGTTTGGTGCGCTTGGTGCGGCCGGTGCGAGTGGTGCAACGACGATCGCGCCCGAACCGCGCTCCCTTGCCGAGATCCCGATCCCCGAGGAGAATGCCGAGACGTACTCGGAACGTGCGAGCGAGGTGGCTGATGCGCCCGCGCTGAACGGTgcgtcgcctgcggcgAGCCACTCGACGCTTGGCCCGTCTCCCGCAGCGGCGTACGCCCCCCAAGGAGCGTCGCCCGTGCCCTCGGGCATGGCTCCCTCGCCTgcgccctcgtcgctggCGTTCCCCAGTGAGCtgtcggcgccggtgcctgatgcgtcgagcggcgcctttGCTGCCGATGCTgcgtcgacgcgtgcgcccgaCGTCCCCCCCCGCTCGGTGGAtgcggacgcggcggcgctggccgactACACGGCCCCCCGTACGGCGGCGCCCCACGAGTAcaccgcgcctcgtcctgtGGAGGAactggcggcggccgaggaggtCGACGACAGCGAGAACTGGGCGGAGCTGCGGAACTATATCGAAGTGCAGACCGAGGCGATTGTGCACTCGATCCAGTCGCTcctctcggcgctgcgggaAGGCGTGCAGGGCCCTCAGCTGAACGAGAACCTGACGCAGATCACGACGATCGTCTTCTCGATTGTTGCGATCTCGCGCGACCACCTTCCCCagtcgacctcgccgcggcatgcgccgatcgcggccgaggcggagcgtATCTTTGCGGAGCTCACCGAAAACTGCGATCGGTTGAGTGACATGCAGACCGATACGAGCTTCGAtcggacgacgaagagTGTGATGGCGAGTGCTAGCTACGGCGTGGCCAAGGGTCTCAAGGCACTCAACGAACTACTCAACGATGCGGACGAAGCGGCCCTCCAGCCCTAA